A window of the Flavobacterium sangjuense genome harbors these coding sequences:
- a CDS encoding head GIN domain-containing protein yields MVKFVVFCTKVIATTIAAALFSSCHVRDIEFGSGIDGNGNVTTQKRSVEGNFTKVDVSRGLNVTLEQADTYFVEVEADDNLQEHITTKVENGTLYITSDENIDEATAKNIRVKLPSLTALETTSGSSVSTKNTFNGTDINVKTSSGSEADLSLEYDAIKCESTSGSTLDVKGKALKLTTHSSSGSEIDAKGLLVNDVVSESSSGSSTDVHPLVSLNAKASSGSSIDYDGSPKTVSKEESSGGSVSKQ; encoded by the coding sequence ATGGTAAAGTTCGTAGTATTTTGCACCAAAGTAATTGCCACAACTATAGCAGCAGCCTTATTTAGCTCTTGTCATGTAAGAGATATTGAATTCGGATCAGGTATAGACGGAAACGGAAACGTGACAACCCAAAAACGCAGCGTTGAGGGTAACTTTACAAAAGTAGATGTAAGTCGCGGTTTAAACGTAACATTGGAACAAGCGGACACCTATTTTGTAGAAGTAGAAGCCGATGATAATTTGCAGGAACACATTACTACCAAAGTAGAAAACGGAACACTTTACATTACTTCAGATGAAAATATTGATGAAGCAACCGCAAAAAACATTCGTGTAAAACTGCCTTCATTAACCGCACTTGAAACCACAAGTGGTTCATCAGTAAGTACTAAGAACACTTTTAACGGAACCGATATCAACGTAAAAACCAGTAGTGGCAGCGAAGCCGATTTAAGCTTAGAATATGACGCCATAAAATGCGAAAGCACTAGCGGAAGCACTTTGGATGTAAAAGGAAAAGCGCTAAAACTAACTACTCATTCTTCAAGTGGAAGCGAAATAGATGCTAAAGGTTTATTGGTTAACGATGTCGTTTCTGAGTCATCAAGCGGCAGTTCAACTGATGTTCATCCACTGGTGAGTTTAAACGCCAAAGCATCCAGCGGAAGCTCAATCGACTATGACGGTTCTCCCAAAACGGTCAGTAAAGAAGAAAGTTCCGGCGGAAGTGTTTCCAAACAATAA
- a CDS encoding GIN domain-containing protein: MKKIITLSFLFLTVLTFAQKKEKVKGSKIVKLEQKQVNDFESLEVEDNLEVFLIKGSECGIEIEADDNLIGFVEYKLTGKNLRISTSKDISSYKKLSVRVTYTDKFNLVSAKDETNVTALSDVVLDNITFKSYDYAKLFLNAKTKSFTLMANDRSKVELNLKSEKTAIDLSKSAYVKALISSGEMKFDMYQKASAEVEGDVLDLKLRLDNNTDFIGKKLTAKNALVEVGGYANSSIGVSNIATIDASGNSEIALYGEPVKIEIKHLVDSAVLRKKPTTK; this comes from the coding sequence ATGAAAAAAATAATTACGCTAAGCTTCCTTTTTCTCACTGTGCTGACTTTTGCCCAAAAGAAAGAAAAAGTAAAAGGTTCCAAAATCGTTAAACTTGAACAAAAGCAAGTAAATGACTTTGAGTCTCTTGAAGTAGAAGACAACCTTGAAGTATTTTTGATTAAAGGAAGTGAATGTGGCATCGAAATAGAAGCCGATGACAACTTAATAGGTTTTGTCGAGTATAAACTGACTGGTAAAAACCTTCGTATTTCGACTTCAAAAGATATCTCGAGTTATAAAAAACTAAGCGTTCGTGTTACCTATACAGACAAATTTAATTTGGTCAGCGCCAAAGACGAAACTAATGTAACTGCCCTATCCGATGTGGTTTTAGACAATATAACCTTTAAGAGTTATGACTATGCCAAATTGTTTTTGAATGCCAAAACCAAAAGCTTTACTCTGATGGCAAATGACAGATCAAAAGTTGAACTCAATTTAAAATCTGAAAAAACAGCCATTGACCTGAGTAAAAGTGCCTATGTAAAAGCGCTTATTTCATCAGGCGAAATGAAATTTGATATGTACCAAAAAGCATCAGCCGAAGTCGAAGGCGATGTATTAGATTTAAAACTGCGATTAGATAACAACACCGATTTCATAGGTAAAAAACTAACCGCAAAAAACGCTTTAGTAGAAGTTGGTGGTTATGCTAACAGTAGCATTGGCGTCAGCAATATTGCTACTATTGATGCTTCAGGAAATAGCGAAATTGCTTTGTATGGAGAACCTGTTAAAATTGAAATCAAACACTTAGTCGATAGCGCCGTGCTCCGAAAAAAGCCGACAACAAAATAA
- the trxB gene encoding thioredoxin-disulfide reductase: MSDTIEKVKCLIIGSGPAGYTAAIYAARANMNPVLYQGTQPGGQLTTTNEVENFPGYADGVTGPEMMVQLQAQAQRFGTDVRDGWATKVDFSGSVHKVWINDTKEIHAETVIISTGASAKYLGLPSEQHYLNMGGGVSACAVCDGFFYRNQEVVIVGAGDSACEEAHYLSKLCKKVTMLVRSEKFRASKIMEERVRKTENITILMNHDTVEVIGDGQVVTAVKAKNKTTGEIIDIPATGFFVAIGHKPNTDIFADYLNLDETGYIINEPGTSKTNVKGVFVGGDAADHVYRQAVTAAGTGCMAALDAERYLASLD; the protein is encoded by the coding sequence GGTTATACTGCCGCAATTTATGCCGCGAGAGCTAATATGAATCCGGTTTTGTACCAAGGAACGCAACCTGGTGGACAATTAACTACGACGAATGAAGTAGAAAATTTTCCGGGTTATGCAGATGGTGTTACCGGTCCCGAAATGATGGTGCAGTTGCAAGCCCAGGCGCAACGTTTTGGAACTGATGTTCGTGACGGTTGGGCAACCAAAGTTGATTTTTCGGGCAGCGTTCATAAAGTTTGGATTAACGATACTAAGGAAATTCATGCTGAGACCGTGATTATTTCTACAGGTGCTTCGGCTAAATATTTAGGATTGCCTTCTGAACAACATTACCTGAATATGGGTGGTGGCGTTTCTGCGTGCGCGGTTTGTGATGGTTTCTTTTACAGAAATCAGGAAGTAGTTATTGTTGGTGCCGGAGATTCGGCTTGTGAAGAAGCACATTACTTATCAAAACTTTGTAAAAAAGTTACGATGTTGGTTAGAAGTGAAAAATTCAGAGCTTCTAAAATCATGGAAGAGCGCGTTCGCAAAACCGAGAATATTACCATATTGATGAACCATGATACTGTTGAAGTAATAGGTGATGGGCAAGTGGTGACTGCAGTCAAAGCAAAAAATAAAACAACAGGTGAGATTATTGACATTCCTGCAACAGGTTTCTTTGTAGCTATTGGTCACAAACCAAACACAGATATTTTTGCAGACTATTTAAATTTGGATGAAACAGGTTATATCATTAACGAACCGGGCACTTCTAAAACCAATGTAAAAGGTGTTTTTGTTGGAGGCGATGCTGCGGATCATGTATATCGTCAGGCGGTAACTGCTGCTGGAACTGGTTGTATGGCAGCTTTAGATGCCGAACGTTATTTGGCTTCGTTAGATTAA